The segment ctgaAAATTGctactttggtccaaaaagttttggactagcaccacaggtccaaagttttcattttgttgcgaatttggtccaatttactttaaacttttttctaatgacgattttacccttcttttttgtttttttttcagttttttttatttatttaaatatttttatgattaaaagataatacttcctctctctctctctctctctctctctctctctctctctctctctctctctctctctttctttctctccctCACGTTCCAGACTTGATTTccccatcatcatcttcatctaaaAACTCGATTTCCCCATCATCATCTTTTTATTTATCATTAGCTCATAACATGACCATCATGAGCCACTATCACCACCGATCTATAGATTCTTACTCCACAAGTCAAATCTACAAACAAGATCTGGTTCAAGGTGGAGAAACCAAACGTTCAAATGGTGGAGAAATTGAACATGTCGTCTGGTTCAAGGTTAGATTTACAAATGAAGGTTAAGATTTACGAACCCACAAATCCGAATTTTACTTCACATTTTGCAAATCACTAGTATCGATTTCTCGATTCCAATCGTGTGCAGATGAATTTTCATTTTTGCAACTCGTTTTAGAGTTTGTCAACACCGATTCAGAAGATGCTTAGTGTAAGATCTGGATGAGTTGGGCAAAAAAACTGACCGATTTGACATTTAAACTTGGAGATCCACCATTTTTTTCTTGATTCGAACGTCGATAAGGTTAGAAACGACAAATCTGGTGAGGATTCGAGTTTCAAATCATTGGTTCAGAAACGACAAACCCTAGACATTCTTCACCATCAACAACGGAAATGGAATCATCCATTCCTGGGATAATTTTTTGGGTGTGCGACGGAGATGAACACATCCGAAAAGGGTTTTCTATCCTATAGACAGAGAGGGGTGAACTCATAAACAAACCCATATTTTGTGTAAGGTTTTGTTTTTGAGATGATTTTTAGGCGTAGATGAAGCAGAAAAAAATTCAGGTGGAGATAGAGGTAACAGATGGTGGTGGCAACGGTCTGCGGTGGTGACAGACGTTGGTGGTGGGGAAGATGTTCTTGAGTTTATGACATGTTCTTGAGTTCATGAATGATGGTGGTAACCAATTTTCTAGAAAAATTTAGATGAGAGAgagatgtattttttttatttttcttttaactataaaaatatttaaataaataaatttgaaaaaaaaaacaaaaaagaagggtaaaatcgtcattagaaaaaatttaaagtaaattggaccaaactcgcaataaAATTAAAACTTTGGACCTATGGTGTTAgtccaaaactttttggaccaaatTGACATTTTTTAGCAAACCACTGAGACCATTTTTGCGGTTTTGTCCCGTAGAAACTACAAAGTGAATTTTTTAATACTCTACACTTTCGATCCCTATACTTATAGTTATttgctaaaatgaacaatgattattttatttcatatttAACCGGACTAACCCGAACCTTAATAGGGTTAAGGTTCGGGTTTaagatcaaattttaaaaataaaaaacccgACTAACTGACCCgattaacccgaaacccgattaacAACCAAAGATATGAAAACCATAGACGATCGAAACTATtattattccaattgttggtgaaTTTTGAACGTCATTTTGGAGGAATGAAAACGATAGACGATCGAGGAATGATTGTTTTCGTGTGGATGTGTGTTTGTGAGAGAGAAAGATATGGAAGAGCTGGTCTAGCAATGAAAACAGTTGTTGAGACTTGAGAGAGGATATTGGCGACAAATTAGATTCCGGGTAACAAAAGCAACTTTAGATTTTGAATTTCGAATTTGATGCAGATTTTGCCGATACAGATGCCTTGTTTTTTTGCTTGATTTGATCCGACTATCGGACAGCTCAAAGCTGGCACCAGCTGATTTTCAGAAAGTTAGCTTTCGATTTTGTGGATTTCTTCTCAATTTTCATTCTATTTAAGTTATGAAGATCTTGTATGATCTATGCAATTACACGAACGTTTCAGATTCTCTATATCTatattcttaaaattttgatagaTTTCCATCGTCTAGATTACGTGGACCTTCGATCGTATCTGTTGAACTGAATCTCTTCTCCAATTTAACTTTTGTCTCCATATAAATACGTGAAATTCAATGTGATTTACATGGCTGTGTTCAATGGCTCATGAAGAACATACTTCGATGTGTAGCAATGGTAGATTGTCGAAAAAGCTGAAGAATAAGAAACTACCACAGAGAGGAATGGGAGTTGCTCAGCTTGAGAAGATCATATCAGAAGAACATCAGAAGAATGATGTCACTATTTTGGCTCCTAATTCAAACAATTTCACGCCGCCGCCGCCGTCGATGTCGATTGCTTTACCACCTCCAATGCCGCCTAATCACCACCGCCGTTTGATCCAAATTACCGATGCGACGAATCCTGTTTTTGTTTCTAAGCCAATGCATTCGATCATTAATGGTGGTAGATTATGGATTGGCGGCGATTACCGATTTGTACTGGAGAATCCGAATCTGAATCCGAGCATGTCAACAAATCGGAGTGATTTACAAAGATCACACCTTTTTCAGCAACCATGTTCTTCATTAATGgtattttatattgtcaattaaCATTACAAGTTATTAGGAACgacaacatcatcatcattatcatcatctgTCATGAATTTTCAGATCGAGCTCCCTTCAAACCAAAGCAATTGTAGCAACAACTACCACCCACCATTGAAGCCACATGAAGAGAAGGTCCATGTTATCCTGAATTCGCCATTTTCAATCTTCAAAATCAATACACGCAGAGCGAACATTGGTCATAATTATTTATGAACATGAtacacatttttttttgttattcatTTGGTATGAACAGATGATCGGCATGAAGAGACCATACcctttttcaaaggaaaatatgCCAATTCCTTCTTTCAACTTAAAATTCCCCTTCTCTTCTTCTTACAGCAATGGATTCAGGTAacaaaaaacttttcattttgattCAAATTTCATCTTCTCAATCTCTTATCATTGGTTTTTAATGTTTTCGAATGGCTTCATAGAGAGAAGAAGAGTTCGAATTTAGTTGCCAAAGATTTTCTCACATTGGTTCCTCCTCAAATTCAATCATCAACTTTACCACAGCAGCAAGTGAGTTCTTTTTGAACAGTTTCTCAttttgtttgacttttgagttgaCTTTATGGTTTGACTTTTTGTTTAGGGTCAAACAGAAGATGTATCTGGAAGTGAAAGGTCAAACGAGCAGCCATTTTATAGTTTCTTTCCAGCAGCAAAGAACCATGGAAACAACAATGGTGAAGAAGGTGAACATGTTGATCTCAGTTTGAAGCTGTAGAAGATTttccaattttatttttttattgaagtTTGATTTTTTGGCTTTTGTTGCTTTTTGTGTTTTAGTCATTCATCCAAATGTCATTTTTCGTAGTTATTATTCTTTTAATTGTAATTCTTTATTGTAGGAATTAATAATTGGTCTTGTAAAAACACTATTACGTTTTGAAGTATAAATgattttttaccaaaaaaaaaaaaaaaaaaaaaaaactttgtttttAGACGTGTTTGTTCGTTGGTGTTCTATACTTATTCAAATGTAATTCAAGAGTTTATCACATTTTGAGTTCATATAATAATTTCGTTATAAACCAAGGATTATATAAAAAAGATTCCATGTTAATTAAACAATTCCTTAGAGCATACATCAAATAGGacacaaaagaaaaaaaacaaggaAAACTCGAGGCAAATTTGTGACATCTCGAAGGCTATTAGTGACTTGTCCCTTGCGATTGGGAAACTTGCTAGAAAGGACGCATATAAGAAGTAGGGACCCAAGAGGTCGCATCACTTGAGTTTGGTTTGTTCATGTACTCTAAGGCTAAGGGGTATATGTTATTGAAATATTTTCCCCTGAATTACTTGACTTTCATTAATCAACATATATACAAAAATTACATGAGATGAGCCGATGACCTTTATAAACAAAACATATGAGCTATACTAAATGAATAGACATATACATAAAAGATCTGCTAACAGCCCCGTAGTTAGAACGATAGTAAAATGAAGGACATTCAAACTAGATCGAAAATCTAGAAATAAAGGCGAGTGAAGACTCTTCGTGAAAATGTCAGCATATTGAGATGATGAGGGAACATGTAGAACACGAACATGACAAGTAGCAACCTTGTCTTGAACAAAATGAAGATCAATCTCAGTATGCTTCGTGCGTTGATGTTGAATCGGATTTGAAGACATAAAAACCGTATTGACATTATCATAATACACAAGGGTAGATCGATGAGGACAATATTGTAGCTCGAGAAGAAAATTCCATATCCAATAACTCTCATCAACCACATTAGCAACTAACCGGTATTCTGCTTCGGAACTAGAATGAGAAATAATGTTATGACGTTTAGAGGACCAAGATAACAGGTTGTGTCCTAAAAAGGCACAATATCTAGATGTGGAATGGCAAGCACTAACAACCAGCCCAATCAACGTCAGAATAGGCAATGATATCTCGATTAGGAGAACTGTAAAGTTGAAGACCGTGAGCAGTAGTACCTCGAACATATCGAAGAATCCTCTTGAGAGCGGCGAAGCGAGGCTATCGAGGATCATGCATATAAAGACAAACTTGTTGAACAACATAAGTGATGTCGTGTCTCGTAAAGGTTAAGTATTGTAAAGCACCCGTAAGACTATGATATAATACAGAACAGGAGGACCAGAGGCATCAAACTTGGCAAACAGATTAATAAGAGTGGATATCGGCTTGGAATTTAGTGTAGATGCACGATCAGGAATTTCATTAGCATATTTCTGTTGGGATAAGAAAAGACCATCAACATTACAAGTATCACATATACCCagaaaataataaatctccaagaTCCGTCATAGCAAACTCAAAGCTAAGAATAGAGATAATATGCATAAGAAGCTGAGGAGAGGATCCAATGAGATCCATGTTTGTAGATAAATAATGAAGAATCACACCTGCTGTTAGTAAAACCAATATTAGTGAGAAACATAGCAAACTATTGAAACCACGTACATGGGGCGTATTTGAGGCCGTATAAAGACCGTTGAAGTAAACACACACGATTTGGTTTAGTTGGGTCTCAAAATCCAAAAGGTTGATGCATATAAACTATCTCATTAAGGATGCCATGAAGAAATGCATTTTTAACTAGAATGTTAACGAATAGGCCATTGGTGAATAACCACAATGCTCAAAATTGTAGTATCGAGGCCGATTTGACAACCAGACTGAAGGTCTCGTCACAATCAATATTGAGGCGTTGAGCACGTCCATTAGCAACGAGATGAGCTTTGTAACGAGACAACAATCCATCCACATTGAGCTTCTTTTTAGACAACCAAAggcaattaataatatttatggTTGTAGGCATATGCATAAGGACCCAAGTTTTGTTTGAAATAAGTGTAGAAAATTCTTCTTGCATTGATTTAAGCCAATAAGGATCCTGGAAAGCCTATAAGTCAGATTGTGGTATAGGAGAGGAATCGACATGAAGATTGAGTTTATGGATAAGTTTGGTAATATTATGTTGAGCTCTATCACCATGGGGTTAGAGGCGTAAGGTGGAGGAGGAAGATGAATACGAGAAGGAAGAGATTGAATTTGAGAGACCGGATGAGACGAAAACTTGATCAGAGGCGACTCCATACTAGGGGCATCGATGTTGATGGACTGATCTACAATATGAGGCATGACCATTGGGTCGACAGAGCTGGGCTGGCTCACATAAAGCTTTTCAAGTGAAGTGTGGGCCGGTGGTTGGGCTTTGATATGCACTGATCAGTAGACGTGGACTCAGGAGCCACATAGGGCGTGTTTGGCATGGAGCTTTTGGAAGTGTTTGAGATCTtttagcttttagcttttgataaaaacgctctagtttaaacaaaaagttttatttggcagtacgagcgtttagattttagttttaacaaaacgctccgattctaaaagctacttcatgtagcgtttaacaaaacgctcctgaacttttgaaatcaatttccataatcacccttaaaaatatatttatatatttatttatttttagtcaattgtccttttatgtaattttatatagggataatgacttgagaggGTAACATACTTTTTCCTTTGGTCACATTTggtcattgaacttttttttgTGCTCTATTAACCCTTTAACTTGTTAAATTGTGCTAATGTTCCCCTTCCGACTATTTTTTGCCATTTTCAATGGATTTATTGATCCTACGTGTCAGTTTGATCCTACGTGGCATGTAGGGTTATTGTTATTAAAGGAGGGGCGTTTGTTGTTCCTTTATTGTGCCCTAATACCCCGTTGCCCTAATACCCGATGGCTTCCTCCTACAGCTTCTCATCCTCCCTCAATCGATCAAGCAAGAAATCCACAGTGAATGATCCAAAAACTTGTGATTGTGGGTTCCCTGCACGTATTCTAACATCAACAACACCAAAGAATCCAGGGAGGCATTTCATGGTGTGTAATGAGGTAAGCAATTTCACTTGAATTTTCCCTCTTTTCTGATTCATTTATTCCAGATTTGAAATCtccttttgaattttttttgtggAAGGGTAAATGCAAATATAGGAAATTGTTGGATGTAGAACTTGTACAGATGCCTCTAATGGAAGTGGTGGAGGGAATGAAAGTTGAATTAGTAGCATTGAAGACCGAAGTAGAGAAGGTGAAGGAAGACATGGAACAAATGAAGAAGGAAAAGTACTCTGATGCCATTGCAATGAAGGAGAAAAATATATAAGTTTACCATAGGATTTCTTTTTTTGATCATCATGTATATGATGAAATGATGTCAAATGATGTATTGAAAgatgttgtttgaatagaatagAGTTGTTATCTTAACTTCTTGTTGGAATGGAATGAAGTAATATTGATTGTAATGGAATCACAAAGAAGTAATTTTGGCTGGAATGGAATCATAAAGAAGCATACGTATTAACTTTCactggaatggaatcacaaagaAGTAATTTTGACTGGAATTGAATCATactggaatggaatcacaaagaATGGAGCCATTATCTCAACTTTTTGTTGGAATGGAATGAAGTAACTTTGactggaatggaatcacaaacaagTAATTTTCACTGGAATGGAATCATAAAGAAGCATACATATAACAAAGAATACATATATGATTTtgactagaatagaatcacaaagtATCATACATATAATTTTGACTGGAATAGAATCACATAGAGTTAGTTTTGactggaatggaatcacaaagtagcatacatataacaatgAATACATATAATAAAGAAGTAAGTGAATGTGGTGGTTGGATTCATTGAAATACTCCATTAATATTCGAAATTAAATAAGTTTTTGTCTGCATACACAAAAGTAGTTTCTAGGTAACACAAAAGATTCCTGCATAGACAAAAGAAGGGTCACCATGTGCCCACACACCTACTTGATAGTACCATAGAAAAGCATAATAAAAATACTACTACTTTGTCTTTACATCACAACTGCCTTACAAAAGATATTCCTACCCACCCATTACATACCCACTAAATTAATCAATAACTGAAGGGTTATCTGCATTGCTCCCAACCCTAGGTATCTGCCTCCTTAATGCTTGTTTGATGATCCATTCAGAATATTGCCTCCTTCCACTTCTACTAACTGGGACCCTTCTTCTTGGCATGGGGActgcaggtggtggtggtggaagtGGTTGGGCtgaaggtggtggtggtagaggtTGTTGGGctacaggtggtggtggtggaggtggttgggatgcaggtggtggtggtggaggtggttggactacaggtggtggtggaggaggttgTTGGGctacaggtggtggtggtggaggtggttggGCTGCAGGTgctagtggtggtggtggaggaggttgTTGGGctataggtggtggtggtggaggtggttgggttgcaggtggtggtggtggaggaggaggtTGTTGGGatacaggtggtggtggtggaggtggttaggctgcaggtggtggtggaggaggtggttAGGCTGTAGGTGGTGGTCCTTCATTGCCCCTGGATAAACTTGGGTCTGCTCCACTGCCCCTGGATGAACTTGGTActgaaaacaaaaattaaaatgtcAATTCTTTGTTCAAATGATGTAGTGTTTTTAAAAATATTAACTTGATGTATTGCTTTGCTGGTTAGATGGACACTTTTTCTTGTTGTGACCTGGTTCCTTACAAATACCACACTTTATTAGGCTTCCCCTTCTTGTGACAGTTTGACTACTTGGTCCAGTCAACTCTCGTTCAATTGCATCCCTCTTCCTTTTCACTAATGCCCTACCATGTAATCTTCTTCTTTTGGGAGGCAAAGGCTTGTGGTATGGAACATCTGGCCACATATCACTACTATTGAGAGGATTAATGCTATATTTGTAGCATTTTAGGTAAACCTCAGTAGTGTATGATTGGGACACATATGTCTCTGCATCATGATTTAAGTAAGAGATTGTTGCCACTCCATGTAAGCATGGTATCCCTGTAAGTTGCCATACTCTACAAGCATACTTCTTTGTAGTTAGATCCACTCCATATGCAACATCAGTGAATCTAACCTCATACTTTTGATAACCACAAGGAGTAACTCCCCACAATCTGtttaaagcaaaaaaaaaaatataaatcaatAACACATCCTCATAATTAACATAAGCATATTAAAGTAAAAAACTTACCTCTGTTTAACCTTCAAATCTTCTATACGCTTCCTAATAGttggacatataagcaaatcCCATTCCATTCCTTCAACTCTTTGAGTGTATATCCTTTCCATTACAAATAACCTAATCTCCTCCAGCATAGTGATTATAGGTCTCCTTCTAGCATGCCTAATAGCAGAATTGAAACTCTCACTGACCCCATTCTCCACTGCATCACAATCTCTTCCTTCTTGAAAAAAAATGCCTTAGACCAGGTAGTAGGATCTTTGTCTATAAGGTAATCATAAGCATGAGTATCAATAGATTTGATCTTCTCCATTACACCTATGAACTTCTCCACAGTACTAGCCCTTACAGCCCTCCAAAATAACTTCATGTATTCTTGACCAATAAACCTTTTATTAAAATTGGCCACAATGTGTCTGGCACATTGCCTATGTTCAGCTTCTGGACATATTTCCTTAACTGCTTGTAATAACCCCTACAAATCACAACATCATTATGagtgaaaaaacataaaaatgaagcATAAAAAGGACCGAGTACTAACCTTGTGTCCATCAGAAATAAGGGTAATGCTTGCAACAAGACCACCATTAATGTCATCCATAAGCAAATCTATGAACCACTTCCATGTTTCTTTATTCTCAACACATACCACAGCCCATCCTAAAGGGTAGAGGTGGTTGTTTGCATCTCTCCCAGCAACTGAAAGAACTTCTCCTCGAACTATACCCTTTAAAAAGCAATCATCAAGCCCAATTACAGGCCTGCACCCTTCTAACCAACCATCCCTTACAGCTTTGAAACACACATAAAACTTGGAAAACAAAGTTGTGGAATCTGGCATGATGTCTACATCCAACCTCACAGTAGACCCAGGATTTGACCTGATAATTTCCTCAACATATGACCACAATCTCCCATAATGTTCAATTACA is part of the Lactuca sativa cultivar Salinas chromosome 7, Lsat_Salinas_v11, whole genome shotgun sequence genome and harbors:
- the LOC111914810 gene encoding uncharacterized protein LOC111914810 isoform X1; protein product: MAHEEHTSMCSNGRLSKKLKNKKLPQRGMGVAQLEKIISEEHQKNDVTILAPNSNNFTPPPPSMSIALPPPMPPNHHRRLIQITDATNPVFVSKPMHSIINGGRLWIGGDYRFVLENPNLNPSMSTNRSDLQRSHLFQQPCSSLMIELPSNQSNCSNNYHPPLKPHEEKMIGMKRPYPFSKENMPIPSFNLKFPFSSSYSNGFREKKSSNLVAKDFLTLVPPQIQSSTLPQQQGQTEDVSGSERSNEQPFYSFFPAAKNHGNNNGEEGEHVDLSLKL
- the LOC111914810 gene encoding uncharacterized protein LOC111914810 isoform X2; this translates as MGVAQLEKIISEEHQKNDVTILAPNSNNFTPPPPSMSIALPPPMPPNHHRRLIQITDATNPVFVSKPMHSIINGGRLWIGGDYRFVLENPNLNPSMSTNRSDLQRSHLFQQPCSSLMIELPSNQSNCSNNYHPPLKPHEEKMIGMKRPYPFSKENMPIPSFNLKFPFSSSYSNGFREKKSSNLVAKDFLTLVPPQIQSSTLPQQQGQTEDVSGSERSNEQPFYSFFPAAKNHGNNNGEEGEHVDLSLKL
- the LOC111914954 gene encoding uncharacterized protein LOC111914954; this encodes MSARKMKVKVSMAFNINVSVGQCRNAKKFALQEIEGSVIEHYGRLWSYVEEIIRSNPGSTVRLDVDIMPDSTTLFSKFYVCFKAVRDGWLEGCRPVIGLDDCFLKGIVRGEVLSVAGRDANNHLYPLGWAVVCVENKETWKWFIDLLMDDINGGLVASITLISDGHKGLLQAVKEICPEAEHRQCARHIVANFNKRFIGQEYMKLFWRAVRASTVEKFIGVMEKIKSIDTHAYDYLIDKDPTTWSKAFFFKKEEIVMQWRMGSVRVSILLLGMLEGDL